Proteins encoded within one genomic window of Cellulomonas flavigena DSM 20109:
- a CDS encoding pyridoxal phosphate-dependent decarboxylase family protein, whose translation MHELLSAASADAYVDAMRGTVDRVATRFRTTTQPFSGASREQLQALVDAVDLDAPGRGTPAALREIDELFAQHAVWFHDPAYTAHLNCPVALPAVAAEAVLAAVNPSVDTYDQSTVGTLMERRLVAWTARRIGFLAGGGVFTSGGTQSNLQALLLAREHALATAPGVRASDLVVLATASSHFSVQRAAYLLGLAPDAVRLVPVDERGRMRPDALRIALRHVADDGRYTAAVVATAGTTDRGCLDPLADVADMCDAADVWLHVDAAYGCGLLVSRTRRHLLDGIERARSVTVDFHKAFFQPVSSSALVVRHTADLRLVAHHHDYLNPAGEDEPNQVDVSLQTTRRFDALKLWATLRALGADRLGEMVDATIDLAAAVHDLVADDPDLRLLAPTDLSTVLFRYQPDGLDDAHADALVGEVRRVLFGSGRALVARTTLDGRPCLKLTLLNPATTVADVRHVLELVRQTAAALVERDDLLRPDAAVAL comes from the coding sequence GTGCACGAGCTGCTGTCCGCCGCGAGCGCCGACGCCTACGTCGACGCCATGCGCGGCACCGTCGACCGGGTCGCCACCCGGTTCCGCACCACCACCCAGCCGTTCTCGGGCGCGTCCCGCGAGCAGCTCCAGGCCCTCGTCGACGCGGTCGACCTCGATGCCCCGGGCCGCGGCACCCCCGCGGCCCTGCGCGAGATCGACGAGCTGTTCGCGCAGCACGCCGTGTGGTTCCACGACCCCGCGTACACCGCGCACCTCAACTGCCCGGTCGCGCTGCCGGCCGTCGCGGCCGAGGCCGTGCTCGCGGCGGTCAACCCGAGCGTCGACACGTACGATCAGTCGACGGTCGGCACGCTCATGGAGCGCCGCCTGGTCGCGTGGACGGCCCGGCGCATCGGGTTCCTGGCCGGGGGCGGGGTGTTCACGTCCGGCGGCACGCAGTCCAACCTGCAGGCGCTGCTGCTGGCCCGCGAGCACGCGCTGGCCACGGCACCGGGGGTGCGGGCCTCGGACCTCGTGGTCCTCGCGACCGCGTCGAGCCACTTCTCGGTGCAGCGCGCCGCGTACCTGCTGGGCCTCGCGCCCGACGCGGTGCGGCTCGTGCCCGTCGACGAGCGCGGGCGGATGCGCCCCGACGCGCTGCGCATCGCGCTGCGGCACGTCGCCGACGACGGCCGGTACACCGCCGCCGTCGTCGCGACGGCCGGCACCACCGACCGCGGCTGCCTCGACCCGCTCGCGGACGTCGCGGACATGTGCGACGCGGCCGACGTGTGGTTGCACGTCGACGCCGCGTACGGCTGCGGGCTGCTCGTCAGCCGCACGCGCCGGCACCTGCTCGACGGCATCGAGCGCGCCCGCTCGGTGACGGTCGACTTCCACAAGGCGTTCTTCCAGCCGGTGTCGTCGTCCGCGCTCGTCGTGCGGCACACCGCGGACCTGCGCCTGGTCGCGCACCACCACGACTACCTCAACCCCGCGGGGGAGGACGAGCCCAACCAGGTCGACGTGTCCCTGCAGACCACGCGCCGGTTCGACGCGCTCAAGCTGTGGGCGACCCTGCGCGCGCTCGGTGCCGACCGCCTCGGCGAGATGGTGGACGCGACCATCGACCTGGCCGCGGCCGTGCACGACCTCGTCGCGGACGACCCGGACCTGCGCCTGCTGGCGCCGACCGACCTGTCGACGGTGCTCTTCCGCTACCAGCCGGACGGGCTGGACGACGCCCACGCGGACGCGCTCGTCGGCGAGGTGCGCCGAGTGCTGTTCGGCTCGGGCCGCGCGCTCGTCGCCCGCACGACTCTCGACGGCCGCCCGTGCCTCAAGCTCACGCTGCTCAACCCGGCCACGACGGTGGCGGACGTGCGGCACGTGCTCGAGCTCGTCCGGCAGACGGCCGCTGCGCTCGTCGAGCGCGACGACCTGCTGCGCCCGGACGCGGCGGTGGCCCTGTGA